A window of candidate division WOR-3 bacterium genomic DNA:
CACCATCAACATCCAAAAGAATCAAGACGGTCTTTACCCGGTAAGAAGAAAAAGGCATATATTCGGGCGGGGCATAGCCCCGCCCTTTTTATCTCTTCTCTAGCCATTCTATCGGGTCAACAGCAATACCACCAACCCTTATTTCAAAATGCGCCACATCGCTACTGAGCCCCAAGACCTCACCAGCTTCGACCTTCTCACCACTATTAACTTTAATCTCTTCCAGCCGGCTGTAAACAGAATAATATCCGCCCCCATGCTCAAGAATCACCATCAACCCCTGCCCCATAAACACATCCGCATAACTGACTTTTCCTTGATAGATTGCCTTGACCGGACTGCCCCTTTTGCAACTGATATCAATTCCTAAATTCTTTGTTTTGGTGCCATACTTCGGATCAATCTGAACCCCGAAATTGCTGATGACGTTGCCTGCTACAGGCCAAGGCAACATACCTTTCTTTTCCTCAATCGGATGACGGATAATGGTAGTAGACGAAGGCTTTCTTGGCTTGATTTGTCTTTTCCCTCCGTAACGGGGTGAGGTTGTGTATAAAGCGGGGCAACCGGCTAATATAAGGAAAAGCACGAAGGGCAAATTGCGCCAAAGCACTAAATCCTTCTACCCGCTTTAAATGGCAAGTCAACCCTAACCGAAAAAGTGCGTCCAGTGGTTACTGGACGCACTGGGGGATCAGCTTTTTAATAACTCAATTACGGAAAGATTCCCCGTTCCTTGTAGACTTTCTCCAGTCGCGTCAGTGCAACAATATACGCTGCTGTGCGCCAATTAACTTTAAATTTTTCTGCCGCCTCTTTTACCCGTTGGTAACCGCTAACTATCTTTTTGTACAATTTGCAATCTACCTCTTGTAACTCCCAGAATTCACTGCGTTTGTTCTGCAGCCATTCAAAGTAACTGACAATCACACCCCCAGAGTTACAGAGAATATCAGGAAGAACATCAATCCCCCTCTTCTCCAGTATCGCATCCCCATCCGGGTCGGTAGGTCCATTTGCGCCCTCCGCAACCAGCCGAACATTTAGTAGCGGCGCGGTTTCAGCGGTAATCTGGTTTTCCAGTGCAGCGGGGATAAAGATATCCGCCTTAGTGGAAAGAAACTCCTCATGGGAAATCCTCTTACCCTTCGGATATCCCTTGATAAACCCACCGTGTGATTTCGTATATTGCACAAGGTCATCTGGGTCGATACCATCAGGATTAGCAATCGCTCCAGAAACATCCTCAACCGCCACCAACCGAGAACCCAATGGTTTCATCAGTCTTGCTGCCCATGAACCAACGTTGCCAAAACCCTGAACTATAAAAGTGGCGTTACCCAGATTAAAATCATTATCCTTTGCCCATTCGCGAATTAGAAAAACCACACCCTGCCCCGTTGCTTTGTCCCTGCCAATACTACCACCAGACTCAATAGGCTTCCCCGTGACCACACCAAGACAGCGCTGTCGTTCAAATGCCGGCATCATTGACTGATATGTATCCAAAATCCATGCCATAATCTGAGGATTAGTATTGACATCAGGTGCTGGAATGTCATAATCCGGGCCGATGGCATTACCTAACGCATAAGTAAACCGCCGGGTTATCCGCTCCAATTCAGAAAATGAGTATTTGCTCGGGTCCAACTGAATACCCCCCTTGGCTCCACCAAACGGAATATTGACAATCGCTGATTTCCAAGTCATCCAAGTTGCCAACGCACGCACTTCGTCTATATCAACTGCCGGATGATACCTCAACCCGCCTTTAAAAGGACCAAGCGCATTGTTATGCTGAACCCGGTAACCGGTAAAGACCTCGATGCTGCCGTCATCCATCTTCACTGGAAAATGTACAACTATCTCGTTCATCGTTGTTCCAAGTATCTTCCGTACCCCGGGATCGAGTTTCATTATATCTGCAGCCTTATTAAACTGGCTTACAACATCCTCATAAACATTACGCCTCTTTCGCTCCCCCACTATATTATAAATCTGACCTGTCTTACTGCGTTCCTTTTCAACAGTTACCATCATTCCTCCTTTTAGAATTTACCGATACTCTTCGCAATGCCAAACGCCGATTTCCCTATTGCGAATAGCGCAATCCTTCCGATTTTCGCAATTTATGCATAACCCTTTATACTCATCCCATTCACTCATCTCTTCTGGAGTTGGAAAATGCTCTAAAACTACCTCTTCAGTCACAGTGGGCACAGTGGAATCGAACTCCTCACAAAAAACTACAGGCTGTTTATTATCCTTTCGATAACCACAGTGAGAAAGATTATTACAGGTGGCGCATATGCCGAGATCGCCTCTTGGCGATTCTTTAGCCTTCTGTCGAGCCAATTTGCTCAGTTTTTTAGCCATCTTTTTCTTTGTTTTAACAGAAACTGACATTAAGACCTCCTTTTGTTTGTTATTTTTCTTTTCCCACCGCCTCTATTATATTTTTCCCGTCCTTCCTGAACTCATATTATGCAATTATTGTTCCTGAGTTTGATTTTAGAAAATTATATATTTTAAGTTACGGTAGAATGTAAGTTATATTAAATGCCAATAAGCAAAAAGTAAATCAATATGAGGAAATTTTACTCGCTGAGGAGAATTTCCTCGATTTCAGCCTAAATTGATTCGGGTTCTAAGTTATGTAATTTACTTCGAAGGGTTTTGCGGTCGATACCAAGGATTTTTGCGGCTTTAGTGATATTACCACCAACACTATCAACAACCTGACGGATATAATCCCTTTCTACCTCGGCAAGGGTGCGATTTAGTTTTATCTCACTAGTCAAGGAAAATCTCATATACGGAGGGAGGTCTGGTACGTCAATGATATTCCCATCAACCATTACTAAGAGTCGTTGAATGAGATTCTCAAGTTCCCTCACATTTCCTGGCCATTCATATCGTTTTAGCGCCTGGAGTGCCGCATCGGTAAACTGAGGTGTGTTCCTGCCCATTTCCCGAGCGAATTTCTCTAAAAAGTGTTGGGCAAGGAGAAAAATATCATTACCACGATCGCGCAAAGGTGGCAACGTAATATTAAGTACGTTCAGACGAAAGAACAAATCCTCACGAAAAAGACCCTTCTGCACTAAACTTAAAAGGTCTTTATTTGTTGCTGCAATTATTCTCACATCAACGCGGTAAGAGCGCGTATCACCCACCATCCGGACCTCTTTATCCTGAAGAACCCTCAAAAGTTTCACCTGCATTGATAAACTGGTCTCGCTTATCTCGTCAAGAAATATTGACCCCCCTTCGGCGGTCTGAAAAAATCCTGCACGGGTTTCATTTGCACCGGTAAAAGCCCCCTTAACATAACCAAACAGTTCACTTTCAAGCAGACTCTCGGGAATACCACCACAGTTGACAGGCACAAATGGTGCAGAACCACGTTTACTAGAGTAATGGATTGCCCGTGCCACAAGTTCCTTGCCCGTACCACTTTCACCAGTGATTAAAACTGTTGCCGATACCTTTGCTGCCCGTTCGATTGTCGAAAATACCTTACGCATTGCCAGCGATTCCCCAATCAATCCTGGATAAACCTTTTGCACCGATGTCTTGTGAAAAGCTGCTGCCCGTCTTAGGGTAAGTTTTTCAAGTGTCTTTTTCACCGCATTAAGCAACTCTTCATCGGTAAATGGTTTTGGTAAATACTCCTCTGCCCCGACTTTCACCGCCTCCACCGCACTTTCCACAGTGGCGTAGCCAGTAATCACAATGACTTCGGTATCTCTCAAATTCTCCCGCACATATCTTACCAAATCCAGACCGCTTGTACCAGGCATCTTGAGATCAGTAATCACTAAATCCACTTTATTCTCTTTGAGAATATTTAAAGCTTCGGAAACACTTTGCGCGGTATATACTTTATAACCAGCAGCGGTAAGATTTCGCTCCAGAACCTCCAATGTTTCTAAAACATCATCAACAACTAATAAACTTGAAACTCCGTTATTATCTGCCATCACCCACCTCTTTTGATGGTGCTATGGGCAAAATTACCTCGAACCTACTTCCCTTACCTACCTCTGACTCTACACAAATCCTCCCCTGATGTGCGCTTACAATTCCGTGAACCACGGATAATCCAAGTCCGGTGCCCTCTCCCACCGGTTTAGTTGTAAAAAAAGGCATAAAAATCTTTTGTATTACATCTTCACTCATTCCTACACCAGTATCTTCTACTACTAAAGAAATCGCTTCGTTTTTCCTTGATGTAGTAACTTTTAATGTGCCTCCATGCGGCATTGCCTGAATCGCATTTACTATCAGATTAACTAATACCTGATTCAGTTGGGTTGGATCGGCTGAAATCTCGGGCAGGTCTGGTGCTAAGTCAAGAACAACTTTAATCCCTGCCTTTGCGCAGCGACTTTGAAAAAAATAGAGACCATCAGCCACAAGTTCATTAATTTTTACCAGACTCTGGCGCGGTGGTTGGGGACGGGCAAAAAACATCAGTTTATTGATAATCTCGCGGGCATGAAGTGCCGCTCGGACTATTCGCTCAACGTCTCTCAACGCCTGTTTGGGCATGTCTGGACTTTTCTGGATGAGCTGGGCAAAACCCAGGATATTTGCCAGAGGTTCATTCAATTCGTGCGCCACGCCTGCTGCTAACTGCCCAATTGTCGCAAGCCGGTCAGCATGGCGTAATTGCAACTCCAGCCTGGCTTTCTCCTCTCTCGCTTCGCGTCGTTCAATAAAAATTCCAATTTCTCTGGCTACCGCCTCAATCAAGCTCCGCTCTTCCTTTAGAAACGGCCCTT
This region includes:
- a CDS encoding sigma-54 dependent transcriptional regulator — encoded protein: MADNNGVSSLLVVDDVLETLEVLERNLTAAGYKVYTAQSVSEALNILKENKVDLVITDLKMPGTSGLDLVRYVRENLRDTEVIVITGYATVESAVEAVKVGAEEYLPKPFTDEELLNAVKKTLEKLTLRRAAAFHKTSVQKVYPGLIGESLAMRKVFSTIERAAKVSATVLITGESGTGKELVARAIHYSSKRGSAPFVPVNCGGIPESLLESELFGYVKGAFTGANETRAGFFQTAEGGSIFLDEISETSLSMQVKLLRVLQDKEVRMVGDTRSYRVDVRIIAATNKDLLSLVQKGLFREDLFFRLNVLNITLPPLRDRGNDIFLLAQHFLEKFAREMGRNTPQFTDAALQALKRYEWPGNVRELENLIQRLLVMVDGNIIDVPDLPPYMRFSLTSEIKLNRTLAEVERDYIRQVVDSVGGNITKAAKILGIDRKTLRSKLHNLEPESI
- a CDS encoding Glu/Leu/Phe/Val dehydrogenase encodes the protein MVTVEKERSKTGQIYNIVGERKRRNVYEDVVSQFNKAADIMKLDPGVRKILGTTMNEIVVHFPVKMDDGSIEVFTGYRVQHNNALGPFKGGLRYHPAVDIDEVRALATWMTWKSAIVNIPFGGAKGGIQLDPSKYSFSELERITRRFTYALGNAIGPDYDIPAPDVNTNPQIMAWILDTYQSMMPAFERQRCLGVVTGKPIESGGSIGRDKATGQGVVFLIREWAKDNDFNLGNATFIVQGFGNVGSWAARLMKPLGSRLVAVEDVSGAIANPDGIDPDDLVQYTKSHGGFIKGYPKGKRISHEEFLSTKADIFIPAALENQITAETAPLLNVRLVAEGANGPTDPDGDAILEKRGIDVLPDILCNSGGVIVSYFEWLQNKRSEFWELQEVDCKLYKKIVSGYQRVKEAAEKFKVNWRTAAYIVALTRLEKVYKERGIFP
- a CDS encoding ATP-binding protein → MRVNEGLRYFRAVLNRRTRERFLFTMFPREELDPIEIFPGDDSEEPQFTQFLRELASGEYGKYKDSLPWFTTNGACWISDATEPVKVNNRVIRIPGEYRSVALLTFPVAESCHGLIFLKSLTRSYFKGYEVEFYQGVAQTLGVALADRQAQAALRERIKELTCLYELDRVLSRDDLTLEDVLQAAVAKLPPAWLHAEIAAARIVLDGKTYVTQGYNVGVHRQSALIKVHQQERGFVEVVYLEERPPLDEGPFLKEERSLIEAVAREIGIFIERREAREEKARLELQLRHADRLATIGQLAAGVAHELNEPLANILGFAQLIQKSPDMPKQALRDVERIVRAALHAREIINKLMFFARPQPPRQSLVKINELVADGLYFFQSRCAKAGIKVVLDLAPDLPEISADPTQLNQVLVNLIVNAIQAMPHGGTLKVTTSRKNEAISLVVEDTGVGMSEDVIQKIFMPFFTTKPVGEGTGLGLSVVHGIVSAHQGRICVESEVGKGSRFEVILPIAPSKEVGDGR
- a CDS encoding peptidoglycan DD-metalloendopeptidase family protein, which translates into the protein MLWRNLPFVLFLILAGCPALYTTSPRYGGKRQIKPRKPSSTTIIRHPIEEKKGMLPWPVAGNVISNFGVQIDPKYGTKTKNLGIDISCKRGSPVKAIYQGKVSYADVFMGQGLMVILEHGGGYYSVYSRLEEIKVNSGEKVEAGEVLGLSSDVAHFEIRVGGIAVDPIEWLEKR